The genomic stretch GGCTCGCCGCGGTGGGGACGTTGGCGGCCGGCGTGGCGCACGAGATCAACAACCCGTGCGGGATCATCCTCAATCGGATTGAGTGCGTGGCCCAGGACGTGGAGGCCCGCTGCGAGGAGTGCTTCGCGCTGCGCGACCTCGAAGTGATTCGCCAGAACGCCTCGCGCGTGGCGACCATCGCGCGCGGTCTCCTGGATCTGTCGCGGGAGGAAGAGGAGCCGACAGCCGAGGTCTCGCTCGGTGACCTGGTGGCGCGCGTGGCCACGTTCGCGGGTGCCGAGTTCCGCGCGGGAGGGGTCGCCCTCGAGGTCAGCCCTGCACCTCGGCCAACCTTCGTCGTGGGCAACGAGTCGCGGTTGGAGCAGCTGGTGCTGAATCTGTTGCTTAACGGGCTCCAGGCGACGCCGTCAGGCGGCCGCATCCGCGTCGCCGTCTCAACGCACCGCGCCGGGGCCGTGGTCCTGGAGGTGACCGACACCGGCTGCGGGATCGCGCAGGACAGCCTGGAGCGGATCTTCGAGCCCTTCTATTCAACCCAGCGAAACAGCGGAGGCACGGGTCTCGGGCTCGCCGTCGTGCAGAACATCGCGGCCGGACACCGGGCTCGGATTCTGGTGGAGAGCGAGCCCGGTCGAGGCAGCACCTTCCGCGTCATCTTCCCCGGGGCCGACCGAGGCGCGCGACCATGAAGGCCACGGTCCTCATCGTCGATGACGAGCCAGCCGTGCTGGAGAACTGCGAGCGGCTGCTCCGACCCCACGGGCTGGACTGCGTGACCCTGGGCGACAGCGCCAGGTTCCGGGAGACCTTCCGTACCACGGAACCCGATCTCGTGCTCTGCGACCTTAAGATGCCGGGCAAGGACGGTTTCGCGCTCCTGGCGGAGGCCCTGGAGGAGGACCCCGAGGTCCCGGTGATCGTGCTCACGGCCTACGCGACGCTCGAGTCGGCCGTGCGCGCCATCAAGGCCGGCGCGTTCGACTACCTGGCCAAACCGTTCACGGGAGATCAGCTGGCCATCACGGTCGGACACGCCGTCCGCCAGCGGTCGCTCGCGCGCGAGAATCGGCGCCTGCGGCACGAGGTGGCGGCCGCCCGCGGCCTGGACGAGATCATAGGCGATAGCGCCGCGATCCAGGAAGTCATCACCAGGGTGCGGCGGATCGCGCCCACCGATGCCGGCGTCTTCATCA from Gemmatimonadales bacterium encodes the following:
- a CDS encoding ATP-binding protein, coding for LAAVGTLAAGVAHEINNPCGIILNRIECVAQDVEARCEECFALRDLEVIRQNASRVATIARGLLDLSREEEEPTAEVSLGDLVARVATFAGAEFRAGGVALEVSPAPRPTFVVGNESRLEQLVLNLLLNGLQATPSGGRIRVAVSTHRAGAVVLEVTDTGCGIAQDSLERIFEPFYSTQRNSGGTGLGLAVVQNIAAGHRARILVESEPGRGSTFRVIFPGADRGARP